One window from the genome of Loxodonta africana isolate mLoxAfr1 unplaced genomic scaffold, mLoxAfr1.hap2 scaffold_790, whole genome shotgun sequence encodes:
- the LOC135230126 gene encoding ral guanine nucleotide dissociation stimulator-like produces MPPWPLPALSLQNSQQEIPKEKENGITYSVYPKKGTRKGWHRFWCVCGSDEDLNEAWVMKTFKAGSLQKLVELLVPAYIKGDISYIKIFLGAYRTYATTQQVLDQLLRRYGCNHPYSAEYGEPQEQLKW; encoded by the exons ATGCCTCCCTGGCCGCTGCCGGCACTGTCTCtgcagaactcccagcaggagatccccaaggaaaaggagaatggcATCACCTACTCGGTCTACCCCAAgaaagggaccaggaagggctgGCACAGGTTCTGG TGTGTCTGTGGTTCTGACGAAGACCTGAATGAGgcctgggtgatgaaaaccttcaaggcaggctcactgcagaagctggtggagCTCCTGGTGCCCGCCTACATAAAGGGTGACATCTCCTACATCAAAATCTTTCTGGGAGCCTACAGAACCtacgccaccacccagcaggtcctagaCCAGCTTCTCCGAAG gtatggatgtaaCCACCCCTATTCTGCTGAGTACGGTGAGCCCCAGGAGCAGCTGAAATGGTGA